From one Streptomyces sp. R41 genomic stretch:
- the gltB gene encoding glutamate synthase large subunit → MRTPRQPSQHSTNGQNWSFMDARPAAQGMYDPRNEHDACGVGFVATLTGEASHALVEQALTVLRNLEHRGATGSEPDSGDGAGILSQVPDAFFREVAGFELPQAGAYAVGIAFLPEDGADAAVSQIETIAAGEGLTVLGWREVPVAPELLGATARSTMPVFRQVFVADGESASEGIDLDRKAFVLRKRAEREVGVYFPSLSARTIVYKGMLTTGQLEPFFPDLSDRRFASAIALVHSRFSTNTFPSWPLAHPYRFVAHNGEINTVKGNRNWMRARESQLVSDLFGDKGLERIFPVCTPDASDSASFDEVLELLHLGGRSLPHSVLMMIPEAWENHDSMDPARRAFYQFHSTMMEPWDGPACVTFTDGSQVGAVLDRNGLRPGRYWVTDEGLVVLGSEVGVLDIDPAKVVRKGRLQPGKMFLVDTVEHRIIEDDEIKAGLAAEKPYAEWLEAGEIELSDLPEREHIVHTHASVTRRQQTFGYTEEELRIILAPMAKTAGEPLGSMGTDSPIAALSERPRLLFDYFTQLFAQVTNPPLDAIREELVTSLRSSLGPASNLLEPTAASCRSVTLPFPVIDNDELAKLIHINADGDMPGMKAATLSGLYRVSGGGDSLAARIEEICAEADAAIENGARLIVLSDRHSDAEHAPIPSLLLTAAVHHHLIRTKQRTQVGLLVEAGDVREVHHVALLIGFGAAAVNPYLAMESVEDLVRAGTFLQGIEPEQAIRNLIYALGKGVLKVMSKMGISTVASYRGAQVFEAVGLDQAFVEKYFNGTATKIGGAGLDVIAKEVAARHAKAYPASGIAPAHRALDIGGEYQWRREGEPHLFDPETVFRLQHSTRSNRYDIFKKYTDRVNEQSERLMTLRGLFGFKSDRPSISIDEVEPVSEIVKRFSTGAMSYGSISKEAHETLAIAMNQLGGKSNTGEGGEDADRLYDPARRSSIKQVASGRFGVTSEYLVNADDIQIKMAQGAKPGEGGQLPGHKVYPWVAKTRHSTPGVGLISPPPHHDIYSIEDLAQLIHDLKNANPQARIHVKLVSEVGVGTVAAGVSKAHADVVLISGHDGGTGASPLTSLKHAGGPWELGLAETQQTLLLNGLRDRIVVQTDGQLKTGRDVVIAALLGAEEFGFATAPLVVSGCVMMRVCHLDTCPVGIATQNPVLRDRFAGKAEYVVNFFHFIAEEVREILAELGFRSIEEAVGHAETLDVAQAIDHWKAQGLDLSPLFYVPELPEGTPLHQVVEQDHGLEKALDNELIKLAADALAADSATDAQPVRAQVAIRNINRTVGTMLGHEVTKKFGGAGLPDDTIDITFTGSAGQSFGAFLPRGVTLRLEGDANDYVGKGLSGGRVIVRPDRGADHLAEFSTIAGNTIAYGATGGELFLRGRSGERFCVRNSGATVVSEGVGDHGCEYMTGGHAVVLGETGRNFAAGMSGGIAYIIDLNRDNVNVGNVGAVEELDDTDKQWLHDVVRRHAEETGSTVAEKLLAEWSVSVDRFSKIIPSTYKAVLAAKDAAERAGLPESEITEKMMEAATNG, encoded by the coding sequence ATGCGTACGCCGCGCCAGCCGTCCCAGCACTCCACGAACGGCCAGAACTGGTCCTTCATGGATGCTCGCCCTGCTGCGCAGGGTATGTACGACCCCCGCAACGAGCACGACGCCTGTGGCGTCGGCTTCGTGGCCACCCTCACCGGCGAGGCGAGCCACGCGCTGGTCGAGCAGGCGCTCACGGTTCTGCGCAACCTGGAGCACCGCGGTGCCACCGGGTCCGAGCCCGACTCCGGTGACGGCGCCGGCATTCTCTCCCAGGTTCCCGACGCCTTCTTCCGCGAGGTGGCCGGATTTGAACTGCCCCAGGCTGGTGCGTACGCGGTAGGTATCGCCTTCCTGCCCGAGGACGGCGCCGACGCCGCCGTCTCACAGATCGAGACGATCGCCGCCGGCGAGGGCCTCACCGTCCTCGGCTGGCGCGAGGTCCCGGTCGCCCCCGAACTCCTCGGCGCCACCGCCCGCTCGACGATGCCCGTCTTCCGCCAGGTCTTCGTTGCCGACGGCGAGTCGGCCTCGGAGGGTATCGACCTCGACCGCAAGGCCTTCGTGCTGCGCAAGCGCGCCGAGCGCGAGGTCGGTGTCTACTTCCCGTCGCTCTCCGCGCGCACCATCGTCTACAAGGGCATGCTGACCACCGGCCAGCTGGAGCCCTTCTTCCCGGACCTGTCCGACCGCCGCTTCGCCTCCGCGATCGCGCTCGTGCACTCCCGGTTCTCCACCAACACCTTCCCGAGCTGGCCGCTCGCCCACCCGTACCGCTTCGTCGCGCACAACGGCGAGATCAACACGGTCAAGGGCAACCGCAACTGGATGCGCGCCCGCGAGTCCCAGCTGGTCTCCGACCTCTTCGGTGACAAGGGCCTGGAGCGGATCTTCCCGGTCTGTACGCCGGACGCCTCCGACTCGGCCTCCTTCGACGAGGTGCTCGAACTGCTGCACCTGGGCGGCCGTTCGCTGCCGCACTCCGTGCTGATGATGATCCCGGAGGCGTGGGAGAACCACGACTCCATGGACCCGGCCCGGCGCGCCTTCTACCAGTTCCACTCCACGATGATGGAGCCCTGGGACGGCCCGGCCTGTGTCACGTTCACCGACGGCTCCCAGGTCGGCGCGGTCCTCGACCGCAACGGCCTGCGCCCCGGCCGCTACTGGGTCACCGACGAGGGCCTCGTCGTCCTTGGCTCCGAGGTCGGCGTCCTCGACATCGACCCCGCGAAGGTCGTCCGCAAGGGCCGGCTGCAGCCCGGCAAGATGTTCCTCGTCGACACCGTCGAGCACCGCATCATCGAGGACGACGAGATCAAGGCCGGTCTCGCCGCCGAGAAGCCGTACGCGGAGTGGCTGGAGGCCGGGGAGATCGAGCTCTCCGACCTGCCCGAGCGCGAGCACATCGTGCACACCCACGCCTCGGTGACCCGTCGCCAGCAGACCTTCGGCTACACCGAGGAAGAGCTGCGCATCATCCTCGCGCCGATGGCCAAGACCGCCGGTGAGCCGCTGGGCTCCATGGGCACGGACTCGCCGATCGCGGCCCTGTCCGAACGCCCGCGGCTGCTCTTCGACTACTTCACCCAGCTCTTCGCGCAGGTCACCAACCCGCCGCTGGACGCCATCCGCGAGGAGCTCGTCACCTCGCTGCGCTCGTCTCTCGGTCCCGCGAGCAACCTCCTGGAACCGACCGCCGCTTCGTGCCGCTCGGTCACCCTGCCCTTCCCGGTGATCGACAACGACGAGCTGGCCAAGCTCATCCACATCAACGCCGACGGCGACATGCCCGGCATGAAGGCCGCGACCCTGTCCGGCCTGTACCGGGTCTCCGGCGGCGGTGACTCCCTCGCCGCGCGCATCGAGGAGATCTGCGCCGAGGCCGACGCCGCCATCGAGAACGGCGCCCGGCTGATCGTCCTGTCGGACCGCCACTCGGACGCCGAGCACGCGCCGATCCCGTCGCTGCTGCTCACCGCGGCCGTCCACCACCACCTCATCCGCACCAAGCAGCGCACCCAGGTGGGCCTGCTGGTCGAGGCGGGCGATGTCCGCGAGGTCCACCACGTGGCCCTGCTCATCGGCTTCGGCGCCGCGGCGGTCAACCCGTACCTGGCGATGGAGTCCGTCGAGGACCTGGTCCGCGCGGGCACCTTCCTGCAGGGCATCGAGCCCGAGCAGGCCATCCGCAACCTGATCTACGCGCTCGGCAAGGGCGTCCTGAAGGTCATGTCCAAGATGGGCATCTCGACCGTCGCCTCCTACCGCGGCGCCCAGGTCTTCGAGGCCGTCGGTCTCGACCAGGCCTTCGTCGAGAAGTACTTCAACGGCACGGCCACGAAGATCGGCGGCGCCGGTCTCGACGTCATCGCCAAGGAGGTCGCCGCCCGGCATGCCAAGGCCTACCCGGCCTCCGGCATCGCGCCCGCGCACCGCGCCCTCGACATAGGCGGCGAGTACCAGTGGCGCCGCGAGGGCGAGCCGCACCTGTTCGACCCGGAGACGGTCTTCCGCCTCCAGCACTCGACGCGCAGCAACCGCTACGACATCTTCAAGAAGTACACGGACCGCGTGAACGAGCAGTCCGAGCGGCTGATGACGCTGCGCGGCCTGTTCGGCTTCAAGTCGGACCGCCCCTCGATCTCCATCGACGAGGTCGAGCCCGTCTCCGAGATCGTCAAGCGCTTCTCCACCGGCGCCATGTCGTACGGCTCCATCTCCAAGGAGGCGCACGAGACCCTCGCCATCGCCATGAACCAGCTGGGCGGCAAGTCCAACACCGGTGAGGGCGGCGAGGACGCGGACCGGCTGTACGACCCGGCGCGCCGTTCGTCCATCAAGCAGGTCGCCTCCGGCCGCTTCGGTGTGACCTCGGAGTACCTGGTCAATGCCGACGACATCCAGATCAAGATGGCGCAGGGTGCCAAGCCCGGCGAGGGCGGCCAGCTGCCCGGCCACAAGGTGTACCCCTGGGTCGCCAAGACCCGGCACAGCACCCCGGGCGTGGGCCTGATCTCCCCGCCCCCGCACCACGACATCTACTCCATCGAGGACCTGGCTCAGCTGATCCACGACCTCAAGAACGCCAACCCGCAGGCCCGCATCCACGTGAAGCTGGTCTCCGAGGTCGGCGTCGGCACGGTCGCCGCGGGTGTGTCGAAGGCGCACGCGGACGTGGTGCTCATTTCCGGCCACGACGGCGGTACGGGTGCCTCGCCGCTGACGTCGCTCAAGCACGCCGGTGGACCCTGGGAGCTCGGTCTCGCCGAGACCCAGCAGACCCTGCTGCTCAACGGCCTGCGCGACCGCATCGTCGTCCAGACCGACGGCCAGCTGAAGACCGGCCGTGACGTCGTCATCGCCGCGCTGCTGGGCGCCGAGGAGTTCGGTTTCGCGACCGCGCCGCTCGTCGTCTCCGGCTGCGTCATGATGCGCGTCTGCCACCTGGACACCTGCCCGGTCGGCATCGCCACGCAGAACCCGGTGCTTCGCGACCGCTTCGCCGGCAAGGCCGAGTACGTCGTGAACTTCTTCCACTTCATCGCCGAAGAGGTCCGCGAGATCCTCGCCGAGCTGGGCTTCCGCTCCATCGAGGAGGCCGTCGGCCACGCCGAGACCCTCGACGTGGCGCAGGCGATCGACCACTGGAAGGCGCAGGGCCTGGACCTGTCCCCGCTCTTCTACGTGCCGGAGCTGCCCGAGGGCACCCCGCTCCACCAGGTCGTCGAACAGGACCACGGCCTGGAGAAGGCGCTCGACAACGAGCTGATCAAGCTCGCCGCCGACGCGCTGGCCGCGGACTCCGCGACCGACGCTCAGCCGGTCCGCGCCCAGGTCGCCATCCGCAACATCAACCGCACGGTCGGCACCATGCTCGGCCACGAGGTGACGAAGAAGTTCGGCGGCGCGGGTCTGCCCGACGACACCATCGACATCACCTTCACGGGTTCCGCGGGCCAGTCCTTCGGCGCCTTCCTGCCGCGCGGTGTCACGCTGCGCCTGGAGGGCGACGCCAACGACTACGTCGGCAAGGGCCTCTCCGGCGGCCGGGTGATCGTCCGTCCCGACCGGGGCGCCGACCACCTCGCCGAGTTCTCGACGATCGCGGGCAACACCATCGCGTACGGCGCGACGGGCGGCGAGCTCTTCCTGCGCGGCCGCAGCGGCGAGCGCTTCTGCGTCCGCAACTCCGGCGCGACGGTCGTGTCCGAGGGCGTGGGCGACCACGGCTGCGAGTACATGACCGGCGGTCACGCGGTGGTCCTCGGCGAGACGGGCCGCAACTTCGCGGCCGGTATGTCCGGCGGCATCGCGTACATCATCGACCTGAACCGCGACAACGTGAACGTCGGCAACGTGGGCGCCGTCGAGGAGCTCGACGACACCGACAAGCAGTGGCTGCACGACGTGGTGCGCCGTCATGCGGAGGAGACCGGTTCGACGGTCGCCGAGAAGCTCCTCGCCGAGTGGTCCGTCTCCGTGGACCGCTTCAGCAAGATCATCCCCAGCACGTACAAGGCAGTGCTCGCCGCCAAGGACGCCGCCGAGCGAGCCGGACTCCCCGAGTCCGAGATCACCGAGAAGATGATGGAGGCGGCGACCAATGGCTGA
- a CDS encoding VIT1/CCC1 transporter family protein produces MAIIETEATLHEAHRDNHTHRDVNGGWLRPAVFGAMDGLVSNLALMTGVAGGSVSHQTIVITGLAGLAAGAFSMAAGEYTSVASQRELVEAELDVERRELRKHPKDEERELAELYQARGVEPELALEVARQLSRDPEQALEIHAREELGIDPGDLPSPTVAAVSSFGSFALGALLPVLPYLLGATVLWPALLLALIGLFACGAVVAKVTARSWWFSGLRQLALGGAAAGVTYVLGSLFGTAVG; encoded by the coding sequence ATGGCCATCATCGAGACCGAAGCGACACTGCACGAGGCGCACCGCGACAACCACACCCACCGGGATGTGAACGGCGGATGGCTGCGCCCGGCCGTGTTCGGCGCGATGGACGGGCTCGTGTCCAACCTCGCCCTGATGACCGGCGTCGCCGGCGGGTCCGTCTCCCATCAGACCATCGTCATCACCGGGCTCGCGGGTCTCGCCGCGGGCGCCTTCTCCATGGCCGCCGGCGAGTACACCTCCGTCGCCTCGCAGCGCGAACTCGTCGAGGCCGAACTCGACGTGGAGAGAAGGGAGTTGCGCAAGCACCCCAAGGACGAGGAGCGCGAGCTCGCCGAGCTCTACCAGGCCCGTGGCGTCGAGCCCGAGCTCGCGCTGGAGGTCGCCAGGCAGCTCTCCCGCGATCCCGAGCAGGCCCTGGAGATCCACGCGCGCGAGGAGCTGGGCATAGACCCGGGCGACCTGCCCTCCCCGACCGTCGCCGCCGTGTCGAGCTTCGGCTCCTTCGCGCTCGGCGCCCTGCTCCCCGTACTGCCGTATCTGCTCGGCGCGACCGTCCTGTGGCCCGCGCTGCTGCTCGCGCTGATCGGGCTCTTCGCGTGCGGCGCCGTCGTGGCCAAGGTGACCGCGCGTTCCTGGTGGTTCAGCGGGCTGCGACAGCTCGCTCTCGGGGGTGCCGCGGCCGGTGTGACGTACGTCCTGGGCAGCTTGTTCGGTACCGCCGTAGGATGA
- a CDS encoding ADP-ribosylglycohydrolase family protein: protein MASIACIPSVPAPGDAADLRERARGALLGLAVGDALGAPAENMKPSEIRAKWGRITGYVDEHPAGTDDTEYAIFSGLLLARHGSALTVAHVESAWHQWIADRDEGPFRGAGFSERGTLENLRRGLAAPISAQHRHAWSDGLAMRAAPFGVFAAGRPAEAARLVAIDGSVSHDGEGIYGGQAVAAGVAAAMAGAPTIAVVASALAVIPDDSWTARSLRRAVAVAHRGERAVRSAVVIGGYPWTDLAPEAVALAFGAYAAADGSFTESVLTAVNMGRDADTTAAVAGALAGATRGASSIPPAWAAAIGPARGSCLPSMEGHHVLDVAALLTPGDDGKWAAGGLLRGAGAGPGGFVRDPGGEWAPPDPGGYVLPAPDRYALPYAQANALPVADAYVLATDDDEVRP from the coding sequence ATGGCTTCCATCGCCTGCATTCCCTCGGTCCCGGCGCCCGGGGACGCCGCCGATCTCCGCGAACGGGCGCGCGGTGCGCTGCTCGGACTCGCCGTCGGGGACGCGCTCGGCGCGCCCGCCGAGAACATGAAGCCGTCGGAGATCCGTGCGAAGTGGGGCCGGATCACGGGGTACGTCGACGAGCACCCGGCCGGGACGGACGACACCGAGTACGCGATCTTCTCGGGCCTGCTGCTGGCCCGGCACGGTTCGGCGCTCACCGTGGCCCATGTCGAGTCGGCCTGGCACCAGTGGATCGCGGACCGTGACGAGGGCCCGTTCCGCGGCGCGGGCTTCAGTGAGCGGGGCACGCTGGAAAACCTGCGCCGAGGCCTGGCCGCCCCCATCTCGGCGCAACACCGGCACGCCTGGAGCGACGGCCTGGCCATGCGCGCGGCCCCCTTCGGCGTCTTCGCGGCGGGCCGTCCCGCCGAAGCCGCCCGGCTCGTGGCGATCGACGGCTCGGTGAGCCACGACGGTGAGGGCATCTACGGCGGCCAGGCGGTCGCGGCGGGCGTCGCGGCGGCCATGGCGGGCGCCCCCACGATCGCGGTGGTCGCCTCCGCGCTCGCGGTGATCCCGGACGACTCCTGGACGGCCCGCTCGCTGCGCCGGGCGGTCGCCGTCGCCCACCGCGGCGAGCGTGCGGTCCGCTCCGCGGTCGTCATCGGCGGCTACCCCTGGACGGACCTCGCCCCGGAGGCCGTCGCCCTCGCCTTCGGCGCGTACGCGGCCGCCGACGGCTCCTTCACCGAGTCCGTGCTCACCGCCGTGAACATGGGCCGCGACGCGGACACGACGGCCGCGGTCGCGGGCGCGCTGGCCGGCGCCACACGCGGCGCCTCGTCGATCCCACCCGCCTGGGCGGCGGCGATCGGCCCGGCCCGGGGCAGCTGCCTGCCCTCCATGGAGGGCCACCACGTACTGGACGTGGCGGCCCTGCTGACACCGGGGGACGACGGGAAGTGGGCGGCCGGGGGGCTCCTACGAGGTGCGGGTGCGGGTCCCGGTGGGTTCGTACGAGATCCGGGGGGCGAGTGGGCGCCCCCCGACCCGGGCGGATACGTGCTGCCCGCCCCGGACAGGTACGCCCTGCCCTACGCGCAGGCGAACGCGCTTCCCGTGGCGGACGCCTACGTACTCGCCACCGATGACGACGAGGTACGACCGTGA
- a CDS encoding ADP-ribosylglycohydrolase family protein: MLRAEATRTRPRRIEGLLLGLAAGDAAGWPAARHRAARMPEWTRRLTRELDTFAEQNATTTLPVPIALNQPPEPLRLGPSDDAEWAAFAAEAVLRAGEGAALGDLSRERRMRASIDLSWNAIASEVAAAAERAPEVESALLPLRARISVRAGLGNLATGLRPPATGHDNPHYFDDAACVRACVLAVAHPGDPRLAAELAEFDARYTQDGDGVHGARAMASALALALAGADVDACVDAALAELPESTEIGRNARHAIKLARDSEGTFALVPLLEHQIVDHVYSYGIAAAETVPVALALATAARGRIAEAVPAAACLSRVADSAPALAGALTGALGGGDAIPAAWRDACRTLSGCALPRLTGTDLIGLADLLEATELAIPEG; the protein is encoded by the coding sequence GTGCTCCGCGCGGAGGCGACCCGTACGCGCCCCCGCCGTATCGAGGGGCTGCTCCTCGGGCTCGCCGCAGGTGACGCCGCCGGGTGGCCTGCCGCTCGGCATCGGGCGGCGCGGATGCCCGAGTGGACGCGGCGGCTGACGCGGGAGCTGGACACGTTCGCGGAGCAGAACGCGACCACGACGCTGCCCGTGCCGATCGCGCTGAACCAGCCGCCGGAGCCGCTGCGGCTCGGCCCGTCGGACGACGCGGAGTGGGCGGCGTTCGCGGCGGAGGCCGTACTGCGGGCCGGTGAGGGCGCCGCGCTCGGGGACCTGAGCCGGGAGCGGCGGATGCGGGCGTCCATCGACCTGTCGTGGAACGCCATCGCCAGCGAGGTCGCCGCCGCGGCCGAGCGCGCCCCCGAGGTCGAGTCCGCGCTGCTCCCCCTCCGCGCCCGTATCTCCGTACGGGCCGGACTCGGCAACCTCGCCACCGGCCTGCGCCCACCCGCCACCGGCCACGACAACCCGCACTACTTCGACGACGCGGCCTGTGTACGGGCCTGCGTCCTCGCCGTGGCCCACCCTGGCGACCCCCGACTCGCAGCGGAACTCGCCGAGTTCGACGCCCGCTACACCCAGGACGGCGACGGCGTGCACGGCGCCCGCGCCATGGCCTCGGCGCTGGCCCTCGCCCTCGCCGGGGCCGACGTCGACGCCTGTGTGGACGCCGCCCTCGCCGAACTGCCCGAGTCGACCGAGATCGGCCGCAACGCCCGGCACGCGATCAAGCTCGCCCGCGACAGCGAGGGCACCTTCGCCCTCGTCCCCCTCCTCGAGCACCAGATCGTCGACCACGTCTACAGCTACGGCATCGCGGCCGCCGAAACCGTCCCCGTCGCCCTCGCCCTCGCCACCGCCGCCCGCGGCCGGATCGCCGAGGCGGTGCCCGCCGCCGCGTGTCTGTCCCGGGTCGCGGACTCGGCGCCGGCGCTCGCGGGCGCGCTCACCGGCGCGCTCGGCGGCGGCGACGCGATCCCCGCCGCCTGGCGCGACGCCTGCCGCACCCTGTCCGGCTGCGCGCTGCCCCGACTGACCGGCACCGATCTCATCGGACTCGCCGATCTGCTGGAAGCGACGGAACTGGCCATCCCAGAGGGATGA
- a CDS encoding ADP-ribosylglycohydrolase family protein codes for MTPKGEGTGTLDERITGALVGAAVGDALGGPVEGYSPEQITERHGGRVHGVVGPWNGDHWRTARPIAPYHKGDGHVTDDTLMTHALVRVYATVRDHLDAYAIAEHLVPDLMGTPRWIPELEAEALPLQRIFLAEKWLVARLHYGHVDPREAGTGNIVNCGAAMYMAPVGLVNAANPPAAYAEALDIAGAHQSSYGREAAGIFAAAVAAACAPKATPDSVVSACLALAKDGTRSAIQAVCEVAARHADFESALGPLREAVAPYDTVGPDYRSPSLGARRPSRLHSIEELPIALGMLVVSGGDYRHAVLGSVNYGRDCDSIATMSGALAGALGSEVPHDWAKTVAESSRLDLEAPARTLAEVTREIFERDVHRRRTHESAYAALTGTPCSD; via the coding sequence ATGACGCCCAAAGGAGAAGGAACGGGAACCCTCGACGAACGGATCACCGGAGCCCTCGTCGGAGCCGCCGTCGGCGACGCGCTCGGCGGCCCCGTCGAGGGGTACTCCCCCGAGCAGATCACCGAACGCCACGGCGGCCGCGTCCACGGCGTGGTCGGCCCCTGGAACGGCGACCACTGGCGTACGGCCCGCCCCATCGCCCCGTACCACAAGGGCGACGGGCACGTCACCGACGACACCTTGATGACCCATGCGCTGGTACGGGTGTACGCCACCGTCCGCGACCACCTCGACGCCTACGCCATCGCCGAGCACCTCGTCCCCGACCTCATGGGCACTCCCCGCTGGATCCCCGAACTGGAGGCCGAGGCCCTCCCCCTCCAGCGGATCTTCCTCGCGGAGAAATGGCTGGTGGCCCGCCTCCACTACGGCCATGTGGACCCCCGGGAGGCGGGCACCGGCAACATCGTCAACTGCGGAGCCGCGATGTACATGGCCCCGGTCGGCCTGGTCAACGCGGCGAACCCACCGGCCGCGTACGCCGAGGCGCTCGACATCGCTGGCGCCCACCAGTCGTCGTACGGCCGCGAGGCGGCCGGGATCTTCGCGGCGGCGGTCGCGGCGGCCTGCGCACCCAAAGCGACCCCGGACTCGGTCGTCTCCGCCTGCCTGGCCCTCGCGAAGGACGGCACGCGTTCGGCCATCCAGGCGGTCTGCGAAGTCGCCGCCCGCCATGCGGACTTCGAGTCGGCGCTCGGCCCACTACGGGAGGCGGTGGCCCCCTACGACACGGTGGGCCCCGACTACCGGTCCCCGTCCCTCGGCGCCCGCCGCCCGTCCCGCCTCCACTCCATCGAGGAACTCCCCATCGCCCTGGGCATGTTGGTGGTCTCCGGCGGCGACTACCGCCACGCCGTCCTCGGCTCGGTGAACTACGGCCGCGATTGCGACTCCATCGCCACCATGTCCGGCGCCCTCGCCGGCGCCCTCGGCTCCGAGGTCCCCCACGACTGGGCGAAGACGGTGGCGGAGTCGAGCCGCCTCGACCTCGAAGCCCCGGCGAGAACACTCGCGGAGGTGACGCGCGAGATCTTCGAACGGGACGTACACCGCCGCCGCACCCACGAGTCGGCGTACGCCGCGCTGACGGGGACACCATGCTCCGACTGA
- a CDS encoding ADP-ribosylglycohydrolase family protein — MLRLTWVQPEDLLGHELHQASQDGREPAAIATRWRAAGGHEAPLRAGASPTPASPYLRVLAKDLLDELADLPSTLADQEPTDLSRIRTHCPNWPAAVAVGMRAARGGTGGHCGTLQAPVSAPTPTPAPTQARLEAAWLGRAVGCLLGKPVEKLPLQGIRELARATGNWPLHTWFTARGVPDDVKNAYPWNKRSAPTSLAENIDGMPEDDDLNYPLLNLLLLQRHGRTFTTTDVARLWLDELPAGRTFTAERIAYRNLLTGIEPPRTARHRNPFREWIGALIRADVHGWTNPGDPAAAAEQAHCDATLTHTANGVYAAMFTAATIAEAATGASDVHACLRTGLTVVPPASRLAQAIGHAVQLARTTPDFDAVVDELHTTHSAYHWVHAVPNTALIAAALTHANGDFTGSICRAVSGGLDTDSNGATAGSIAGLLAGDPTSLPDRWTTPLKNRLATSIADFNGIGFDTLAQQTHLLTRREAPRP, encoded by the coding sequence ATGCTCCGACTGACCTGGGTCCAACCGGAAGACCTCCTCGGCCACGAACTCCACCAGGCCTCCCAGGACGGCCGCGAGCCGGCGGCCATCGCAACCCGCTGGCGCGCAGCGGGCGGCCACGAGGCCCCCCTCCGCGCGGGCGCGTCCCCCACCCCGGCGTCCCCCTACCTCCGAGTCCTGGCAAAGGACCTCCTGGACGAACTCGCCGACCTGCCGAGCACATTGGCGGATCAGGAGCCAACGGACCTGAGCAGGATCAGGACCCACTGCCCGAACTGGCCAGCTGCCGTAGCTGTGGGCATGCGTGCCGCCAGGGGCGGCACGGGTGGGCACTGCGGCACCCTGCAAGCGCCGGTAAGCGCACCCACCCCGACGCCCGCCCCCACCCAGGCCCGCCTGGAAGCAGCCTGGCTGGGCAGAGCCGTAGGGTGCCTACTCGGCAAGCCGGTGGAGAAGCTTCCCCTGCAAGGGATCCGAGAACTGGCCCGAGCCACGGGAAACTGGCCCCTGCACACGTGGTTCACCGCCCGCGGCGTCCCCGACGACGTCAAGAACGCCTACCCCTGGAACAAACGCTCCGCCCCTACCTCCCTCGCCGAAAACATCGACGGCATGCCGGAGGACGACGACCTCAACTACCCCCTCCTCAACCTCCTGCTGCTCCAACGCCACGGCCGAACCTTCACCACCACGGACGTGGCCCGCCTCTGGCTGGACGAACTGCCCGCAGGCCGCACCTTCACCGCGGAACGCATCGCCTACCGCAACCTCCTCACCGGCATCGAACCCCCACGCACGGCCCGCCACCGCAACCCGTTCCGCGAATGGATCGGCGCCCTGATCCGCGCCGACGTCCACGGCTGGACGAACCCCGGCGACCCGGCCGCCGCCGCGGAACAGGCCCACTGCGACGCCACCCTCACCCACACCGCCAACGGCGTCTACGCGGCGATGTTCACGGCGGCCACCATCGCCGAGGCGGCCACCGGAGCGAGCGACGTCCACGCATGCCTCCGCACCGGCCTCACCGTCGTCCCACCGGCCTCACGCCTGGCCCAGGCGATCGGTCACGCCGTCCAACTGGCCCGTACGACACCCGACTTCGACGCGGTCGTAGACGAACTGCACACCACCCACTCCGCCTACCACTGGGTCCACGCCGTCCCCAACACCGCCCTGATCGCCGCCGCCCTCACCCACGCGAACGGCGACTTCACCGGCTCCATCTGCCGTGCCGTGTCGGGCGGCCTGGACACCGACTCGAACGGCGCGACGGCCGGAAGCATCGCGGGCCTGCTCGCGGGAGACCCCACCTCCCTCCCCGACCGCTGGACCACCCCGCTCAAGAACCGACTCGCCACCTCGATCGCCGACTTCAACGGCATCGGCTTCGACACCCTCGCCCAGCAGACCCATCTGCTCACCCGCCGGGAGGCACCCCGCCCATGA